The following are encoded together in the Pseudidiomarina andamanensis genome:
- the lrp gene encoding leucine-responsive transcriptional regulator Lrp yields the protein MFNAEEPVEITIDRIDRKILRILQDDGRISNVNLAQRVGLSPTACNERVRKLEREGVIDSYHARINPAKLGANLMVFVEITLTRTSSDAFAEFSEAVRKTPEILECHLVAGDFDFLIKARVPDMPAYRKLLGETILTMPGVNESRTYVVMEEVKDDNKVLIKG from the coding sequence ATGTTTAATGCCGAAGAACCAGTGGAAATAACTATCGATAGAATTGATCGGAAGATTCTACGAATTCTGCAAGACGATGGCCGCATCAGCAATGTTAATCTTGCACAGCGCGTTGGTCTTAGCCCGACCGCTTGTAATGAGCGTGTGCGTAAGCTGGAACGAGAAGGGGTGATTGACAGTTATCATGCGCGTATCAATCCCGCTAAACTTGGGGCTAACCTAATGGTGTTTGTTGAAATAACACTCACGCGTACATCATCTGATGCCTTTGCTGAGTTCAGTGAGGCGGTGCGAAAAACACCTGAAATACTTGAATGCCATTTAGTAGCCGGTGATTTCGATTTCTTAATTAAGGCGCGTGTGCCTGACATGCCGGCCTACCGTAAGTTGTTAGGCGAAACCATTTTAACCATGCCGGGTGTCAACGAATCACGCACTTATGTCGTGATGGAAGAAGTAAAAGACGATAATAAAGTGCTGATTAAAGGTTAA